A window of Solanum stenotomum isolate F172 chromosome 3, ASM1918654v1, whole genome shotgun sequence contains these coding sequences:
- the LOC125858026 gene encoding transcription factor TCP12-like isoform X2: MYPSSPNISSSSSFFHINIPSPSMQYEPEFIQYFHDFQFIQPAAYDQNNLDITAEEGDHKMEEDELIIKNKKDESTSTTTSTIRRKNNKRVTTGAGVGPSKKDRHSKINTAHGPRDRRMRLSLEIARKFFNLQDLLGFDKASKTVEWLLTKSKSAVNDLVQKINKEKCSASTNPNIGGVVSSPSESCEVISGVIDESAATNNNTNKQQKKKVVKSIRRAIFHPVVAKESRKEARARARERTKIKKSLNNGDQSMAPDEDLTRSLGSWSTTFEDHQSAIGAHLCSTITKSILKFLRSIN, encoded by the exons ATGTACCCTTCGAGCCCCAATATTTCCAGCTCTTCATCTTTCTTTCACATTAATATTCCATCTCCTTCTATGCAATATGAACCGGAATTCATCCAATATTTCCATGACTTTCAATTCATCCAACCTGCAGCTTACGATCAGAATAATTTGGATATTACGGCAGAAGAAGGTGATCATAAGATGGAAGAAGATGAATTGATCATAAAAAACAAGAAGGATGAGAGTACTAGTACCACTACTAGTACTATTCGTAGAAAAAACAACAAGAGAGTTACTACTGGTGCTGGTGTAGGACCTTCGAAGAAAGATAGACACAGCAAAATAAACACGGCACATGGCCCAAGAGACCGAAGAATGAGACTTTCACTTGAAATTGCTAGAAAATTCTTCAATTTGCAAGACTTGCTTGGGTTCGATAAGGCTAGCAAAACTGTAGAATGGCTACTCACAAAGTCAAAATCAGCTGTAAACGATCTCGTTCAGaaaattaacaaagaaaaatgCAGTGCTAGTACAAATCCTAATATTGGTGGTGTTGTATCATCTCCCTCCGAGTCATGTGAAGTTATATCTGGAGTAATCGACGAATCAGCAGcaactaataataatactaacaaGCAACAGAAGAAAAAAGTAGTTAAGTCGATTCGTAGGGCAATATTTCATCCAGTTGTTGCAAAGGAATCAAGGAAAGAAGCAAGAGCAAGGGCAAGggaaagaacaaaaataaagaaaagccTAAATAATGGTGATCAATCCATGGCGCCTGATGAGGATTTAACAAGATCATTAGGATCTTGGAGTACTACATTTGAAGATCATCAATCAG CAATTGGAGCCCATTTATGTTCAACTATCACCAAATCAATACTGAAATTTCTCAGGAG CATCAATTGA
- the LOC125858026 gene encoding transcription factor CYCLOIDEA-like isoform X1 yields MYPSSPNISSSSSFFHINIPSPSMQYEPEFIQYFHDFQFIQPAAYDQNNLDITAEEGDHKMEEDELIIKNKKDESTSTTTSTIRRKNNKRVTTGAGVGPSKKDRHSKINTAHGPRDRRMRLSLEIARKFFNLQDLLGFDKASKTVEWLLTKSKSAVNDLVQKINKEKCSASTNPNIGGVVSSPSESCEVISGVIDESAATNNNTNKQQKKKVVKSIRRAIFHPVVAKESRKEARARARERTKIKKSLNNGDQSMAPDEDLTRSLGSWSTTFEDHQSGIQAYNNTNNIMNAVDNFNLVDTSNWSPFMFNYHQINTEISQEHQLTNFQYSGKLWEA; encoded by the exons ATGTACCCTTCGAGCCCCAATATTTCCAGCTCTTCATCTTTCTTTCACATTAATATTCCATCTCCTTCTATGCAATATGAACCGGAATTCATCCAATATTTCCATGACTTTCAATTCATCCAACCTGCAGCTTACGATCAGAATAATTTGGATATTACGGCAGAAGAAGGTGATCATAAGATGGAAGAAGATGAATTGATCATAAAAAACAAGAAGGATGAGAGTACTAGTACCACTACTAGTACTATTCGTAGAAAAAACAACAAGAGAGTTACTACTGGTGCTGGTGTAGGACCTTCGAAGAAAGATAGACACAGCAAAATAAACACGGCACATGGCCCAAGAGACCGAAGAATGAGACTTTCACTTGAAATTGCTAGAAAATTCTTCAATTTGCAAGACTTGCTTGGGTTCGATAAGGCTAGCAAAACTGTAGAATGGCTACTCACAAAGTCAAAATCAGCTGTAAACGATCTCGTTCAGaaaattaacaaagaaaaatgCAGTGCTAGTACAAATCCTAATATTGGTGGTGTTGTATCATCTCCCTCCGAGTCATGTGAAGTTATATCTGGAGTAATCGACGAATCAGCAGcaactaataataatactaacaaGCAACAGAAGAAAAAAGTAGTTAAGTCGATTCGTAGGGCAATATTTCATCCAGTTGTTGCAAAGGAATCAAGGAAAGAAGCAAGAGCAAGGGCAAGggaaagaacaaaaataaagaaaagccTAAATAATGGTGATCAATCCATGGCGCCTGATGAGGATTTAACAAGATCATTAGGATCTTGGAGTACTACATTTGAAGATCATCAATCAGGTATTCAAGCCTATAATAATACTAACAATATTATGAATGCTGTTGATAACTTTAATTTGGTGGATACTAGCAATTGGAGCCCATTTATGTTCAACTATCACCAAATCAATACTGAAATTTCTCAGGAG CATCAATTGACAAACTTCCAGTATTCTGGCAAGTTATGGGAAGCTTAA